The genomic window CCACCGTTACTAGGAATTGATTTAGTATTTAAAGTATAAAGCGACACTTTAAAGGATAAACCAACAGGTCTTGAAATTGTAATGAATTTAGAGTGACTTCGTTATGGGTGTTTTTGTTTAAGATATTCGAAAGCCTTATTCTTATTGGGAGGATTCGTTTTGTTAGAAATGGAAAAGGTGAGGGAAAGAATTAAACTGTTAGATGAATCAGATGCTAAAAGTTTATTGATGATAATTTATGCAGGACTTGATACTGCATTAACTGGTACGGGTGGGGATGAAGCCCTTAAAGAAATTATTAAGAATTTACACGATATGTATTCAAGGATACCAGACAATAATGATTTCAGAGAAAAATAAATCTTTTTTTACTAACGGTGGCTATTCTTCAACAGATTTATCTCAAGATTCCTTGCCACAAGAATGGCTACTTAAATGGTTGAAGGAGTTAAATAGTTTATAAAGGTAATGGTAACCTTCTTGTTCAACTAGTGGGGGCAAGAGTGAAGAACGGATTGCTGCGGTGTTTCTTTTTTCTTATTCGACTAACGGGACAGAATAGTGTAATAAAATTAGATATATCGTTACATTTATTTTCAAAAAAATGGGAGACAATTAAATATAAGGAGGTGGATTTCCCATATGGGAACAAGTTTTTCGAACGTACAAATAAAAACAAAAAATATTCAAACAGTAAAAGAAGCACTTATAAAAATTCATGAAGATAAAAAATTTGATAACTTGTTTGTAATGGGTAAAAAAAATATTATTTAGGAAAATCAGATGAATGGATTACTCTATTAAACGAAATGTATGATGGATTTTTTTATGATTTTACTATTCTTTTATCAACATACATAAATTTTCCAATGTTCGTAATTGAATGTTTTGATGAATGTTTGCTGGAGATATGTTTTATTCAGAATGGGAAAATAATAACCAAGCATAAAACTGATGAAGAAGAAGAGTTCGACAAAGATGAAATAAATGAAGCCCTTCTATCTGAAGATCCAAATCATCAGTTGGACGATGTCGGAGCCATAATAAAATTATTAGACCTTGATGTTAACGAAAAAGAACTTACTGAAATATTGAAAATAGAAGATATTGAAGACAAAATTTCTTCCTTGGAAAAGTTATTTAAAATTGATATTTGGGTTAAAGCTGATTGGGTTGAGGATGATGACGATTTAAGGTTGAAATTTAAGCTATTTTCTATGAAAGAATAGTTGATAATCTGCAACTAACTGGTAACTTTAACACAATAAGAAATTCCAATACAGGGCCTAAAATATGAAAGTTTTTATGCACTACATTTATAAAGATACTGTCATAACAGCATTTTTAATTGCCAAATACACATATTCCTCCTTGTTAGTATTGTTGTATGGCATCTAGAATAACTAAATATAAAATGAATTATTGTCACTAAGCAGATATACGATATATATTAAATGACCATTTTCCAATAACAATCTTCAAGAATCGGGCGCTTTTCTGTAACAAGGAACAGCGCTTATTTTCATTATAGGGGCATTAAATGAAGGAAAAAAATCAAGACGAATTGAAGGCTTATAGGGTAAGGATAATATGGTATTGTAAAATTTGCTGCACTTAAACTGGAGAAGAGTTGAATAAGGATTTTGATTATTATGGTATTCTTCATATAAGAATGTGGTTAGAACAAGATAGAATGGGAGGAATCACACTTTTTATGATTAGAATTGAAGGACGAAAAGTTGAGTTGAAAGAGGCTACTCAACAGGATATTGATGAATTATATTTTTGGAAATATGAAGAAAAGGAACAAGATGCTAAGAAATGGAATGGTCCCTACATACCTGAGCCTTACATAACAAAAGAACAATTTCAAATAGATTGGGAGAAAAACTATGAAATTGTCCCCAACGTTCCCAATACACTAATCATTTTTGTAGGAGATAAGTTGATTGGAACAGTTGGCTCTTATTGGGTGGACAAAAACACAAATTGGTTAGAAACTGGTATCGTGATTTATGATAAAAATTACTGGAATGGTGGTTACGGAACTGAGGCTTATAAACTTTGGATTGATTTCCTATTCAGTTCTACTGAATTGCATCGGTTAGGGATGTCAACTTGGTCAGGAAATATAAGAATGATGAAGGTTGCAGAAAAATTGGGAATGAAAGAAGAAGCAAGAATAAGGCAAGCAAGAATGGTGAATGGTGAATATTTTGATGCTATTAAAATGGGGATTTTACGAAAAGAATGGGAACGGTCTTTTTGAAGTAGTAGCTTTAGTAAAATAACAGAAGAGCTTTTATTGCAGTTTTTTTATATTAATAATGGGCGCAATCCTGAAACAAGGATAAGCGCTCATTATCCATTTTATGAACATTTTTTGGGATTTCTAAAGTTGTTTTATATTCAATGCAACCAATTGATACTCTCCCATATCTATATATTGAAATACAAAACAACTGGTTAAGTTAGGGGGTGTTGAAATGGGATCACTTAAAGTATTGGTCAAAAAGGCAAAAAAGGGCGATGGAGAAGCGTTTGTTTCACTTGTAAAGCAATACGAAGATGTATTGTATCGTACTGCAAGTAGATTGTTGAACAATGACGACGATGTAGCTGATGCTATTATCTCGGCCTATGAAAACTTACATACTCTAAAAAATGACGAGTACTTCAATACTTGGATTTGTAAAATCCTAATCAATAAATGTAACAGCTTGCTCAATAAAAATAAGAATGTTTCGGTGATTGATGAGAAATTACTCCCAGAAAAGGAAAATGGCGACTTTCAGAAAATCGAATTAGAGGATGCGCTTAATAGTTTAAATGAAGGCTATAGGTTGGCACTTATTTATACTATGGGATATATGAAAATGAAAATACTTTTGTAGATATAAAAATCATTGATGAAGATGGTAAAGATTATGGAGTAACTGGTTTTAGAATGAGTACAAAAAATAACAAAACAATTATTTCAACAAACTTCCCAATAACTTCTTATAACAATTCTGAAAAACTAAAACTAATTGTAGAAGGTATAGGGGAAGTGGAACTGTTTAAAAAATAGACGATGTAGAAATATTAGGGATAGTTGTTTATGGCACAAAAGATGAAATATTAGAAATCATGAAAGAGGAGTATTGTTCAATAATCAAAAGGAAACCTTGAGAAAAAATATAGCAGGAACATAGAAGGTATGAAATTTGAAGATCCAAAGAATGTTGGTGTAATCGTAAATGATCTCTCTGCTGCCAAAGAGTTTTTTCTCGATTTTGGACTTGAGGTGAAAGGGGAATGGGAAATGGAAGAAGAGTTGATGGGATATGCGGTTGGTCTAAATGACGTTAAAGTAGCGTGTGTAGGATTGGGAACGCCAGACGGTCAGACATGGATAGAGCTAATCAAATTTTATAAGCCGTCAGATGAAAGTGATATTCAGCAAACCTTTGCAAATACACTGGGTATTCGACATATTGCATTTACTGTTGAAGATATTGAAGCTGTTGTTGCCAAATTGAAAAAGAATGGTACGGAAATCTTTAGTGAGCTACAGCACTATGAAGAAAGTT from Bacillus sp. DTU_2020_1000418_1_SI_GHA_SEK_038 includes these protein-coding regions:
- a CDS encoding sigma factor, with product MGSLKVLVKKAKKGDGEAFVSLVKQYEDVLYRTASRLLNNDDDVADAIISAYENLHTLKNDEYFNTWICKILINKCNSLLNKNKNVSVIDEKLLPEKENGDFQKIELEDALNSLNEGYRLALIYTMGYMKMKILL
- a CDS encoding VOC family protein → MKFEDPKNVGVIVNDLSAAKEFFLDFGLEVKGEWEMEEELMGYAVGLNDVKVACVGLGTPDGQTWIELIKFYKPSDESDIQQTFANTLGIRHIAFTVEDIEAVVAKLKKNGTEIFSELQHYEESYKLCYVRGPEGIILELAEEIK
- a CDS encoding GNAT family protein, with translation MIRIEGRKVELKEATQQDIDELYFWKYEEKEQDAKKWNGPYIPEPYITKEQFQIDWEKNYEIVPNVPNTLIIFVGDKLIGTVGSYWVDKNTNWLETGIVIYDKNYWNGGYGTEAYKLWIDFLFSSTELHRLGMSTWSGNIRMMKVAEKLGMKEEARIRQARMVNGEYFDAIKMGILRKEWERSF